Genomic DNA from Brevinematales bacterium:
AGAAGCTATACTGCGCGGACGCTGTTACTGGGAAAACGCTCTGGACGATTGAGACGGTGGATAAAGTAAATTCTAGCCCGTGCGTATGGGACGGCAAAGTATATTTCGGGGGCTATCGCTATGGAAAAGATAATACGTTGTACTGCGCGGACGCGTTGACCGGGAAAATGCTCTGGACAATTAAGACGGGGGGTCAGGTTGATTCTAGCCCGTGCGTATGGGATGGCAAAGTATATTTCGGGAGTGGGGATTATAATCTGTACTGCGCGGACGCCGAAACCGGGAAAACGCTCTGGAAAATCTATACGGGGGATCGGGTCGATTCCAGCCCGTGCGTATGGGATGGCAAAGTATATTTCGGGAGTAGGGATTATAATCTATACTGCGCGGACGCGTTGACCGGGAAAATGCTCTGGACAATTAAGACGTGGGGTCAGGTTGATTCCAGCCCGTGCGTAT
This window encodes:
- a CDS encoding PQQ-like beta-propeller repeat protein, whose protein sequence is MKKEIIFLIAVLLIISAPFTYAKPGGVLWTIKTGNGVYSSPCVWDGKIYFGSDDKKLYCADAVTGKTLWTIETVDKVNSSPCVWDGKVYFGGYRYGKDNTLYCADALTGKMLWTIKTGGQVDSSPCVWDGKVYFGSGDYNLYCADAETGKTLWKIYTGDRVDSSPCVWDGKVYFGSRDYNLYCADALTGKMLWTIKTWGQVDSSPCV